A stretch of the Vitis riparia cultivar Riparia Gloire de Montpellier isolate 1030 chromosome 13, EGFV_Vit.rip_1.0, whole genome shotgun sequence genome encodes the following:
- the LOC117928017 gene encoding protein SMAX1-LIKE 7-like: protein MPTSVSLARQCLTPEAAHALDEAVGVARRRGHAQTTSLHAVSAMLSLPSSLLRDACARARNSAYSARLQFKALELCLSVSLDRVPSTQLADDPPVSNSLMAAIKRSQANQRRQPENFQLYQQLQQQSSSSISCIKVELQHLILSILDDPVVSRVFGEAGFRSCDIKLAIVRPLPQLLRYSRSRGPPLFLCNFIDSDPGRRSFSFPYSGFFTGDDNCKRIGEVLGRGKGRNPLLVGVCAYDALQSFTEMVEKGRYNILPVEISGWSIICIEKDVLRFFNENCDQGLINSRFEEVGVLVQHCLGAGLVVNFGDLKVFIDRDDASVGVVSYVVSQLTRLLEIHGGKLRLMGAVSSYETYLKFLNRYPSIEKDWDLQLLPITSLRPPMGEPYARSSLMESFVPLGGFFSSPCELKGQLSGSYQFTSRCHQCNEKCEQEVAALSKGGFTASVADQYQPNLPAWLQMAELGKNTAFDVAKAKDDGMLLLNAKIMGLQKKWDNICQRLQHTQPFPKADFYRVGSQVPSVVGFQAVKDSKENADNHRSSKTNASPSDSGCKHANSCVSMDLQKVPESTPSTPLPLVSKNESFLSKLFEKSSKTEEHEPGGLQSRTLSTSSVGDGRTSPTSVNSVTTDLGLGLFCPPSKQLKKDAKQTHLGPLPDFSSRYPANVDLVNGSISNPSSSCSCPDSWGQSDQRDFKTLFRALTERIDWQHEAISVISETIAHCRLGNEKRHGASPKGDIWFNFVGPDRFSKKKIAVALAEILYGRRESFICVDLSSQDGMIHKSANHGSQEMNGYNVKFRGKNVVDYIAGELSKKPLSVVFLENVDQADLLAQNSLFHAINTGKFCDSHGREVSINNATFVTTARFRQGDKVLSSGKEPAKYSEERISRAKGLPMQILIGYSHRDDDHDNFGRSLSLSITTNNGISNQIFLNKRKLVGSSETLEQSETSEMAKRAHKASNTYLDLNLPAEENEGQDADHVDPDNDDSSTENPRSWLQHFSDQIDETVVFKPFDFDALAEKVLREISKTFHETIGPESLLEINTKVMEQILAAACSSDRTGAVGDWVEQVLSRGFAEARKRYNLTAHCVVKLVPCEGIFMEDQAPGVWLPSRIILN, encoded by the exons ATGCCTACGTCGGTTAGCTTAGCCAGGCAATGCTTGACGCCCGAGGCGGCGCACGCGCTGGACGAGGCGGTGGGGGTGGCGCGACGGCGGGGGCATGCCCAGACGACGTCGCTGCACGCCGTGTCGGCGATGCTGTCGCTGCCGTCGTCGCTGCTCCGGGACGCCTGCGCGCGCGCGAGGAACTCGGCGTACTCTGCGCGGCTGCAGTTCAAGGCGCTGGAGCTGTGTCTTAGCGTGTCGCTGGACCGAGTCCCGTCGACCCAGCTCGCAGACGACCCGCCGGTTTCGAACTCGCTCATGGCCGCCATCAAGAGGTCTCAGGCGAACCAGAGGAGGCAGCCGGAGAATTTTCAGTTGTACCAGCAGCTTCAGCAGCAGTCGTCGTCTTCCATTTCGTGCATAAAGGTTGAGCTCCAGCATTTGATTCTCTCCATTCTTGATGACCCTGTCGTGAGTCGAGTCTTCGGAGAAGCGGGTTTTCGAAGCTGCGATATCAAGCTCGCCATTGTTCGACCCCTGCCTCAGCTTCTCCGATACTCCCGATCCAGAGGTCCGCCTCTGTTTCTCTGCAATTTCATCGACTCCGACCCAGGTCGCCGGAGCTTCAGTTTTCCCTATTCCGGGTTCTTCACTGGCGACGATAATTGCAAGCGAATCGGGGAAGTTCTCGGCAGGGGAAAGGGGAGGAATCCTCTGCTTGTTGGCGTATGCGCATATGATGCGCTCCAGAGTTTCACAGAGATGGTGGAGAAAGGAAGATACAATATTTTGCCTGTGGAGATATCTGGGTGGAGCATAATTTGCATCGAGAAGGATGTTTTGAGGTTTTTCAATGAGAATTGCGACCAAGGGCTGATAAATTCCAGGTTTGAGGAGGTGGGTGTGCTAGTTCAACATTGTTTGGGAGCTGGGTTGGTGGTGAATTTTGGAGATTTGAAGGTTTTTATCGACCGTGATGATGCCTCTGTTGGTGTTGTGAGCTATGTTGTTTCCCAGTTAACAAGATTGTTGGAGATTCATGGTGGAAAATTGCGGTTAATGGGAGCAGTCTCGAGTTATGAGACCTATTTGAAATTTCTTAATAGATATCCATCTATTGAAAAAGACTGGGATTTGCAGCTTCTGCCAATCACTTCTCTTAGACCTCCAATGGGGGAGCCCTATGCAAGATCGAG CTTGATGGAGTCATTTGTCCCATTGGGTGGGTTTTTTTCTTCCCCTTGTGAGCTGAAGGGCCAGTTAAGTGGTTCATATCAATTTACATCTCGTTGTCATCAGTGCAATGAGAAGTGTGAGCAAGAAGTGGCTGCTCTGTCAAAGGGAGGATTCACTGCTTCAGTTGCCGATCAATACCAACCTAACTTGCCTGCTTGGTTGCAGATGGCTGAACTTGGCAAAAACACGGCATTTGATGTTGCAAAG GCCAAAGATGATGGCATGCTATTGTTGAATGCTAAGATTATGGGGCTGCAAAAGAAATGGGACAATATTTGCCAGCGTCTCCAGCACACCCAACCATTTCCCAAGGCAGATTTTTATCGAGTGGGTTCTCAAGTTCCATCTGTTGTGGGATTTCAGGCTGTCAAGGACTCGAAGGAAAATGCTGATAATCATCGCAGCAGCAAAACAAATGCATCTCCAAGTGACAGTGGGTGCAAACATGCAAATTCATGTGTGTCCATGGATCTACAAAAAGTTCCGGAATCGACTCCAAGCACTCCACTTCCTCTAGTTTCCAAAAATGAGAGTTTCCTATCCAAACTCTTtgaaaaatcttcaaaaactGAAGAGCATGAGCCAGGGGGCCTCCAATCTCGCACTTTATCCACCTCAAGCGTGGGTGATGGTCGAACATCTCCTACATCTGTGAATTCTGTGACTACAGATTTAGGGTTGGGACTGTTTTGTCCACCAAGTAAGCAATTAAAGAAAGATGCAAAACAAACTCATCTGGGACCTCTGCCAGACTTTTCTAGCCGCTATCCTGCAAATGTTGACCTGGTAAATGGGAGCATCTCAAATCCATCTTCATCCTGCTCATGTCCTGATTCTTGGGGCCAGTCTGATCAAAGAGATTTCAAGACGCTTTTTAGAGCCCTTACCGAAAGGATTGATTGGCAACATGAAGCCATAAGCGTGATTAGTGAAACAATAGCACACTGTCGACTGGGTAATGAAAAACGGCATGGAGCAAGTCCCAAAGGAGACATATGGTTCAATTTCGTAGGACCTGATAGGTTCAGCAAGAAGAAAATTGCTGTTGCCCTTGCAGAGATATTGTATGGACGCAGGGAAAGTTTTATCTGTGTGGATCTCAGTTCCCAAGATGGTATGATCCATAAAAGTGCAAACCATGGTAGCCAAGAAATGAATGGATACAATGTAAAGTTCAGAGGAAAGAACGTGGTTGATTATATTGCTGGGGAGTTGAGCAAGAAACCCTTGTCTGTTGTCTTCCTCGAAAATGTGGATCAGGCTGATCTGCTGGCTCAAAACAGCTTGTTCCATGCTATTAATACTGGTAAATTTTGCGACTCACATGGAAGAGAAGTCAGCATTAACAATGCTACCTTTGTGACAACAGCAAGATTCAGGCAGGGTGACAAAGTTCTATCTTCAGGTAAAGAACCTGCTAAATATTCTGAGGAAAGAATATCAAGAGCAAAGGGCTTGCCAATGCAAATTTTAATTGGATATTCTCATAGGGACGATGACCATGACAACTTTGGCCGCAGCTTGAGCCTATCCATAACCACGAACAATGGCATCTCTAACCAGATTTTTCTGAATAAAAGGAAGCTGGTTGGCAGCAGTGAAACCCTAGAGCAGAGTGAAACTTCGGAGATGGCTAAGCGGGCACACAAGGCATCAAACACATATCTGGATTTGAACCTCCCGGCTGAAGAGAATGAAGGGCAAGACGCTGATCATGTAGACCCTGACAACGACGATTCCTCCACTGAAAACCCCAGGTCCTGGTTACAACATTTCTCTGATCAGATTGATGAAACAGTGGTTTTCAAGCCATTTGATTTTGATGCACTGGCTGAGAAAGTATTGAGAGAGATCAGCAAGACGTTCCACGAGACCATTGGTCCAGAGTCTTTGCTGGAGATCAATACAAAAGTCATGGAGCAGATCCTAGCAGCTGCATGCTCGTCGGACAGGACCGGAGCTGTGGGGGATTGGGTGGAACAGGTTCTAAGCAGGGGATTTGCGGAAGCTCGAAAACGGTATAATCTCACTGCCCATTGTGTTGTAAAACTTGTCCCTTGTGAGGGGATTTTCATGGAGGATCAAGCACCAGGAGTTTGGCTTCCCTCTAGAATTATTTTGAACTGA
- the LOC117928018 gene encoding PHD finger protein ALFIN-LIKE 1-like, whose protein sequence is MASIDSSPRTVEDIFKDYKARRSGVVQALTFDVDEFYALCDPEKENLCLYGHPNGSWHVAMPAEEVPPELPEPALGINFARDGMNRRDWLALVAVHSDSWLLSVAFYFGASLNRNDRKRLFSMINDLPTVFEAVTQGKLVKDKPTMDSGSKSKSSTKRSIDGQVRNDLRPRDEGYVEDDDEHSETLCGSCGGNYNADEFWIGCDICERWFHGKCVKITPAKAESIKQYKCPSCSLKKGRLN, encoded by the exons ATGGCTTCCATCGACTCCAGTCCTCGCACCGTTGAAGACATTTTCAAGGACTACAAAGCTCGACGCAGCGGCGTAGTTCAAGCTCTCACCTTCG ATGTCGACGAATTCTACGCGCTATGCGATCCAG AGAAGGAGAATTTGTGTTTGTACGGACATCCGAATGGGTCATGGCATGTGGCTATGCCAGCGGAGGAAGTTCCGCCTGAGCTGCCGGAGCCGGCTTTAGGGATTAATTTTGCAAGAGATGGGATGAACAGGAGAGACTGGCTTGCGTTAGTTGCTGTGCATAGTGATTCTTGGTTGCTTTCTGTGGCATTTTACTTTGGTGCTAGCCTTAACCGTAACGACAG GAAGCGGCTTTTTAGCATGATAAACGATCTGCCCACTGTCTTTGAAGCTGTAACCCAAGGAAAACTTGTCAAAGACAAACCCACTATGGATAGTGGAAGCAAATCGAAGAGTAGCACGAAG AGATCAATTGATGGCCAGGTGAGAAATGACCTAAGGCCACGAGATGAGGGCTATGTGGAGGATGACGATGAACACAGTGAAACCCTTTGTGGTAGCTGTGGGGGAAATTACAATGCTGATGAGTTCTGGATCGGCTGTGACATCTGTGAGAGGTGGTTCCATGGAAAGTGCGTGAAGATAACACCAGCCAAGGCTGAAAGTATCAAGCAGTATAAATGCCCTTCTTGCAGCTTGAAGAAGGGCAGGCTGAACTAA